The window AACCTGCGCGGGCGAAGGATTGTTGCCGTAAATATCCGGAACCAGAATGGTGGAAATACCTTGGACAGTTGCCGGCTTGGATTGGAAGGGACCGCCGTGCGGGTACCCCGCAAATGCGGCCGGGCTGCCTCCGGCGAGGTCGGCGCTCAACGGCAGCGGACTGGACTGCAAACCGTCAACGGCCAGGACGGCGATGTCCCGCTGGGAGTCGAAGTAGACCACCCGGCCCGGCAGCGCGCCGCCGTCGGGAACTTCCACCACCGGCTGCGACACGCCCGCCACAACGTGGGCATTGGTGACGACTCGCCCGGGCGAGACAACAAATCCGGAACCGGTCTGGTTCTGCCCGCATTCGAACGCGGTGCCGGCGATTTTCAGGACGGAATCTGCAGCCTGGTTCAGGGCAGGAGTGTCAGTTGATTCATTGGGAACGGGCACCGGAGTGACGGGTCCGATTCCCTCAATGAGCTTGGGTATGCCGTCGCCAATCACCGTGGACCGCAGCTGGGCCATGGTGCTCTTGACGGGCGTAGGCGTCAGGTTGTCGATGTAGCGAATGACGCGGGACTCGGCCAACTGCTGCGAAACGAACGGCACACCCAGAGAACTGATGCTGAACGCCAGCATGGACATCACCAGCGCGGCGACCACCACGCTCACCACACCGCCAATCAACCGGTCCACGGCATGCAATGGCTTGATCCGCACAGCGTGGCGGACTTTCCGCCCGATCATGGTGCCCAGCCCGTGACCTAAAGCAATAAGCACGACGGCGGCACCCACCGTGGCGGTCAGCCTCCAACCGCTGTCGGTCACCCAGCCGCTCACGAGCGGAACTGCCATGAATGCCGCAATGGCACCAATGACGAATCCGGCGATTCCACCAAGTGTGACCATGAAGCCATTGCGGAGGCCATAGATCAGGTAGGACAGGAGCATCAGAATCAATGCCAAATCCAATATCGTCAAGCCAAACACCACTGCTCCTCATAGCCGGGTAGCGCCAATTCTAGATGTCCACCCTGACAGCAAACCGTTAGTCCGGTCACGGTAAGGAGCCGTTTATACCCTGTGAGAGGCTTCAGAGTGGGCCGGATGCCCCGAAAACCGCGCCATTTCAGCGTTTCACGTGCCAAGTACGTCACAGAAGCTTAAAAATTCTGAAACAATGGCCTGAGCGCCACGACCGAAACTTATATTCAGGAGATTTCATGGACATCGAGGTATTGCGCCGCGCACCCCTCTTCGCCACCCTTGACGACGACGCATTCCGCTTGCTGACGGACGAACTCACCGAGGTGGACCTTTCACGTGGAGCTTCGGTGTTCCGCGAAGGTGACCAGGGTGACCAGCTCTACTTCATCGTTTCCGGCAAGGTAAAGCTCGGACGCACGTCCCCCGACGGCCGCGAGTCGCTCTTGGCCATTCTTGGCCCTGGTGAGCTCTTCGGCGAAATGGCGTTGTTCGATCCCAGCCCGCGTACCGCTACGGCCACCGCCGTTTCGGAAACCCGCCTGGCCGGCCTCAAGAACGAGAGCCTCAACGCACTGCTCCGCACGCGCCCCGAGGTTTCCGCGCAGCTGCTGCAGGCTCTGGCCCGCCGTCTTCGCCGGACCAACGACTCCCTCTCCGACCTCGTCTTCTCCGACGTCCCGGGCCGTGTTGCCAAGGCCCTCCTGGACCTTGCAGACCGCTTCGGCCGCCCGGCTACCGACGGCGTCCTGGTTGCCCACGAGCTCACCCAGGAAGAACTGGCCCAACTGGTGGGCGCTTCCCGCGAAACCGTGAACAAGGCACTGGCCGAGTTCGTCCAGCGCGGATGGCTCCGACTGGAAGCCCGCGCCGTGGTGATCCTGGACATGCAGCGCCTTCGCCAGCGCTCACGCTAAACAGCCACGAAAAGCCGCCCCGGTGTTCGCCGGGGCGGCTTTTTTGTTTGCCGGCGTTACCGCCCGGCCCGAACCTCACCGAAGAACGTACGAATGTCGCTGGCCAGGAGCGATGGCACTTCCAGAGCAGCGAAGTGCCCTCCCTCCTCAAATCGACTCCAATGCACGATGTTTGAGTTGTCGCGCTCGGCGAAGACACGGATCGTTTGAAAGTCGTCCTTGAACACTGCCACGCCGGTGGGCGCACCGTTCACCTGCGGCTCAGCCTGGGTGCGTGCGTTGTCCAGGTAGCTTCGGCTCATGCCTGCTGCCGCGTTAGCGAACCAGTTCACGGTGACTTCGGTAAGGATCTCCTCCAGCGGGACAAGCGATGTACCGTTTCCGAACGAGTTGAACAACTCGCTGTAGGCCAGCAGCGCCACAGGCGAGTCGCTCAGCCCCACTGCCACTGTCTGCGGACGGCTCGAGTTCATGGTGTTATAGCCCCCGACCGATTGGAACCACTCCATATGGGCGAGCCCTGCAAAGTCTTGCGGTTCTAGTTTCTCGAACTCGGCCGGGTCACCTGATGGGAACGAGAAAAGCTGCAGCACATGGAGGCCAAGGAACCCGTCCGGGTTCAAGAGACCGAGCTCCCGGGCCACCATCGCGCCGTTGTCAGAACCGTGAATACCGTAGTGGGTGTATCCAAGCCCGCGCATGAGAGTGTCGTAGGCCCGGGCCACGCGAGCAGTGTTCCATCCGGACTCGGCCACAGGATTGGAGAATCCGTAGCCGGGGGCATCCGGGATCACCACGTCGAAGGCCTCCTCAGCCCGGCCACCGTGCGCCACCGGATCGGTGAGATCATCGATCATGCCAAGGTAGTCGACTGATGAACCAGGATAAGTGTGGGCCAGCAACAGCGGTGTGGCTCCCGGATGTGGTGAGCGCACATGGATGAAGTGGAAATGCTGTCCGTCAATCTCGGTGGTGAAGTGCGGAACGGCGTTGATGCGCGCTTCCTGGGTCCGCCAGTCAAAGCTGGTCGTCCACGCGTTCAACGCCTCGCGAAGGTAGGAGTTCGGGGTCCCAGCATCCCAATCGTCAACGGGCGCCGACTGGGGCAGCCGGGTCCGGGCAAGGCGATCCATCAGATCGTCAAGTTCCACCTGGGGAACATCCAGGCGGAAGTCGCGGATATCGATACTCACTTCTGTGGTGTTCATCATGATTAAGACGATACGGTCGATATAGGAACCATATCTTCCTAAAGGATCAGGAACTTTACCCGATGTCCTCTACGGCTGAACGTCTTCTGGCGCTCCTCTCGTTCATGCAGTCCCGGCCCGATTGGACGGGCACGGATCTCGCTGACCGCCTCGGCGTTTCGACGCGAACAATTCGCAAGGACATCGATCGATTACGGGAGCTCGGGTATCCGGTGGATGCGACCCGCGGGACAGCGGGAGGCTACCGCCTCGGTGCCGGCGGAAAGCTACCGCCACTGCTCCTCGACGACGAGGAAGCAGTCGCCGTCGCAATTGGCCTCCGCACGGCAACGGGCATCGCCGGCATTGCGGAGTCGAGTGCCCGTGCCCTCGCAAAACTTGAGCAAGTGCTTCCGCCGCGGCTACGGCCAACTGTTACCGCACTGTCGAAGGTCGATCGGGCGCCCGAAAACAACGGGACGGATGCCGAAGATCCCGAAGTCAACCACGCGGTTATCGCGGCTATTGCGGCAGCCATCCGCGACGTCGAGTGGTTCCGGTTCGATGACCGCGGTACGTCGCGGCTTGTGGAGCCGTATCGCCTGCTGAGCTGGCAACGGCGCTGGTACTTGGTGGGGCGAGACCCTGTCTCGGAAGAATGGGGCGTCTTCCGCGCGGACTGGATAGAACCGCGGATGCCTACCCGCCGTCGCTTCTCCCCGTCACCGCTGCCAGGCGGTGATTACACCGCGTTCGCGATGCATTCGATCGCAGCCAGCGGCTGGAAAGTGCACGCTCGCCTGCGCGTTGCTGCTCCCGCAGAGGCCGTCCTGGCTCGAATCAACCACGCTGTTGGGGTGGTGGAGTCGATCTCCGATACCGAGTCCGTGCTGGTCACCGGCGCCGACAGCCTGGAGACCATCGCCGCGTACATCGGCATGCTGGGCATGGATTTCACAGTAGAGTCGCCCGCCGCCCTGATACCGCATTTGAGGCACCTTGCAGACGTCTACCTCCGAGCGACAAACTTCGACGGGAAGTGAGCGAGCGTCCAGCTCAAACCCGAGGGAAGTGAGCGAGCGTCGGAGGGACCTAGCGTTCGCGCTGGGGCTCTCCAGCCACGGTCCGGGCGGCTTCGACCTCGAGCATCAGGATTCCGCCCTCGTCCACCAGTTTCGCCTGGTAAACGTGAGCTTTGCGTTTGTAGCTCAGGTACGCGATGCAGCCGTTGGCGTTGGCCATCTTTTCGAGCATGATTTCCGAGCCCGGCACCAGAAGTTCGCCGAGCTTGAGGCCCACGGTATTTTCCTGGCCCACCTCGTCACCCAGTGCTGAGGTTTCCCGCATGGTGATGGCCTGGGCAGCACACACCCAGCGCCCCCACACGCCTTTGCTGCCCAGAATGCTGGGCTGCTGGTTCACGGGGACAGTGGCAGCGAAGTACCGGGTGTTGAAACGCGCATGTGCAAAGTCAGGGCTGAGCCAGTTCACCAGCGGCTTCAAGAGGTCGGTGCGTAGGGACAGTCCGCGCTTGGACAGCATCTCCGTGAAGGACTTCTCCTGGGCGGCCACTGCTTCGCGGGCGCGCATCCAGTCAATGGTGGAGTTCGCTTCAACCGTGGAGGAAGCGTCGGGGCCCGCGAGCAGGACACCCGTTTCTTCGAAGAGTTCACGGATGGCGCCCACCACGTGACGGCGGGCGAGTCCGACGTCGTCCGTTCCCATCTGCTCAGCCCAATGCTGAGGTGAGGGGCCCAACCAACCTACGGGGTCGTCGTCGGACGGGTCCAAAGAACCGCCAGGGAACGCTACGACGCCCAACGGCGAGGAACCTGGCCTGTAGCCAAGCCAGGTTTCCAAGCCGGTGGGCGAATCGCGCAACAACACAACTGAGGAGGCGTAGCGGGCGGCCCTGGGGGTCCGCTCGCCAAGCTCAAGCCAGTTCCGTGCTGCCCCTTCGAGTTCCGGGGGCAGTACAAACAGACGGCGGGCAAGCTGCGGCAATTGGGTGAACCGGTTCCTTAGCTGAATTCAGCGATGAGCTCGACTTCAACGGGAGAGTCAAGCGGCAGGACAGAGACGCCGACGGCGGAGCGTGCGTGCTTGCCGGCGTCGCCGAAGACCTGTCCGAGGAGTTCCGATGCACCGTTGATCACGCCGGGCTGGCCGGTGAAGGTGGACTCGGAGGCCACGAAGCCCACAACCTTGACGATGCGGGTGACGCGGTCAAGATCGCCAATGACGCTCTTGACTGCAGCGAGGGCGTTGATGGCACAGACGGCTGCGTAGCGCTTGGCGTCTTCCGGGTCAACGGTGGGTTCGTCGGACGTGGCCAACTCGCCGAGGGATACCTTGCCCGTAGCTTCGAGTTTGCCGTTAATAAAGGGCAGCTGTCCGGAGGTGTAGACGTAGTTGCCGGAGACGACGGCAGGCACGTAGTCAGCCACCGGCGCGGCCACCTCAGGGAGGGTCAATCCGAGCTCGGCTAAACGCTGCTCAACAGCAGACGTGGGGGCTCCGGATTCCGCGGTAGAAGTGGTTTCTGCGGGGGTTGTCATGATTACTGCTTCTCCCTCTTCAGGTATGCAACAAGGCCTTTGCCATCGGGTCCACCGACGACCTGGACGAGCTCCCAGCCGTCCTCGCCCCACTGGTCCAGGATCTGCTTTGTAGCGTGGATAATGAGCGGAATCGTGGCGTACTCCCATTTGGTCATGACAGAAAGCCTAGCCCTTGCCGGTAAAGTGGAAAACATGGTGACTCGCAAGAACCCACTATTCGACACTGCCACCACCCTCGGAAAGATTCTAGGCTTCCTTGGTGTGAGCGCGATTTGTGGCGTCCTGGTGGCGGGCCTTTTGGTCCCCGCAGCCGCCGTTTCGGGCAGTGCCGCTAGTGGTTCAATCCAGTTCTTTGACACTCTGCCGGCGGAACTCCAGGTAGATCCGCCCAGCCAGAACACCACGATCCTGGCGAAGGACGGTACGCCGATCGCCTCGATCTACGCAGAGAACCGGACCAAGGTTCCGCTGGATCAAATGAGCCCGTTCATCAAGGACGCTGTCATCGCTATCGAGGACAGCCGTTTTTACGAGCACGGCGGCATTGACACCACCGGCATCATGCGAGCTCTGGTGAGCACCGCCCGCGGCAACAAGCAGGGTGCATCCACCATCACCCAGCAGTACGTGAACAACGTCATCAACGAATCCCTCGTCGCAGCCGACAGGGAAGAGGACGTCAAGCTCAACGGTGGCGGCAAGGGCGTAGGCGACAAGCTCCGAGAAATGAAGCTTGCGATCGCCCTGGAGAAGAAGTTCTCCAAGGAGCAGATCCTTGAGGGTTACCTCAACATCGTCTTCTTCAACCGCGACGCTTACGGCATTGAGGCTGCCTCCAAGTTCTTCTTCAGCACCTCTGCCAAGGACCTGACTCTTCCGCAGGCTGCCCTCCTGGCCGGCCTGGTGAACAGCCCGTCGGCCTTCGATCCCATCGCCAACCCGGACAGCTCCAAGGTCCGCCGCGACCTGGTGCTCGCCTCCATGGTCAACCAGGGAAAGATCACCCAGGCGCAGTATGACGAAGCTGTTGCCACCCCGGTCACCACGCAGGTCACCCCGGCCCGCCAGGGCTGCGCTTACGCCACCATGGCTCCGTATTTCTGTGACTACGTGCTGCACTTGATGTTCAACAACCCTGCCTACGGTGACACGCAGGAAGAGCGCATCAAGCGCGTCCAGCGCGGCGGTCTCACCATCCAGACCACCCTCGATCCGACAGCCCAGACCGTCGCCCAGCAGCAGGTCGACGCAACGGCAGGCGCTAACCCGGACAAGTGGGGCGCGTCCATCACATCCGTCCAGCCGGGCACGGGCCAGATCGTGAGCATGGCGCAGAACACTGTTTGGCTGCCTCAAGAGGGCAAGTTCGATCAGACGCAGAACTTCAACGTGGACGTCCTGGATAAGGACGGCAATGATCTCAATGGCATTGGCGGGTTCCAGCCCGGTTCAACCATGAAGCCCTTCACGTTCGCCCAGTGGCTGAACGAAGGGAAGTCGATGGAGACAACCATCAACGCTTCGGTTCGCAAATACAAACAGAACTTCCCTTGGAAAAACACCTGTCCAACACCGACAGACGGTTTCTATGATGCGAACGTGCCGGGCAGCTTCGATCTTCAAAATGCCAGCCCGGAGTACTACCGGAACATGACGGTCCTCTGGGGCCTTAAGAACTCCATCAACACGGCCACGTTCGCGTCGGCAGCCCAGGTAGACCTTTGCGGAATCCAGCAAATTGTGGATGCCACCGGAATCCACGGCGGACTTCCTGCCCGTGATGACACGGGTAAGATTACGGATCCGAACCCGCAGGTTCAGATGACCCGTTTGTCAAACCTGATTGGTGCTACGCAAACTGCTCCGCTGACGATGGCTGCTTCTTTCGCAACCTTCGCCGCTGACGGCAAGTACTGTGAGCCGATCGCCATAACGTCCGTAAAGGATCAGTCAGGGGCCGAGCTTCCGGCGCAGTCCTCTAGCTGTAAGGATGCGGTGAAGCCCGAAGTAGCCCGTGGCGTCGCCTATGCCATGGGCAAGGTGCTGGACGAAGGTTCCGGCTCCCTCATACGTCCGGCACTCAATTCCAAGAACTTCCCGGTGGCGGCCAAGACCGGTACCAACGACTCCAACGGTTCCACCTGGGTTGTCGGTTACACCACGGGTTTGGCTACAGCCTCCTGGTTCGGCGACCCCCTAGGCGACCAACTCCGTCCGGGTCGTAACCTAACCATCAACGGTAAGTCCTACGATGCCATCGACGGTTACATGATTGCCGGTCCGCAGTTCACCAACTACATGTTGGCAGTAGCTCCGGCCTATGGAACCAACCCGTTCCAGGCACCGCCGTCCAACCTGACGGGACTTCCCACTCCGCAGCGCAACAACACGCCGTCCAATAACCCCCCGGCCAATCCGGCACCGTCCAACGGAAACGGCAACAGCGGGAACGGTAACAACGGCAACGGTAACAAGAACTGACCATGACGTTTAGAGATTCCTTGGCAAACCGCGTCCGCACTGTCGGGCGCGGTTTCGCCGTCACTGCTGCCGTCGGAACAGCAGCAGGTGCAGCGGCCGCCGCTTACGGTTGGTGGGAGAAGGACCAGTTCGAGGTCCGTCACGAAACCCTGCCAATTCTTCCGGAGGGCACCAAACCGCTCCGTGTCCTGCACCTGAGCGATATCCACTTCGTCCCGGGCCAGGACACGAAGACCCAGTGGCTGCAGTCGCTGGCGGATCTAAAGCCCGACCTCGTGGTCAACACGGGCGACAACCTGAGCCACGCCAAGGCCATCGACCCCCTGATCCAGGCCCTCCGCCCGTTACTGGAGTTCCCCGGCGTTTTTTGTTCCGGGTTCCAACGATTACTACGGCCCGCGGATCAAGAATCCGGCGGGTTATTTCCGTGGTCCATCCAAGCCCAAGACCGAACCCATTCAGCTCGACTGGCCCAAGCTCCGCTCGGCGTTCGGCATGGGCGGCTGGATCGACCTCACCAATCGTGCGCAGTCAGTGGTGCTGAACGGGCTGCGGTTCGATTTTTCGGGAGTTGATGATCCGCACCTGGGCCGTGAACGTTATGCCGGTTGGCCCCGAGGTACGGTCAACCAGGACGCCCGCCCCCACCTGAAGGTGGCCGTCATTCACGCTCCGTACCAGCGCGTGCTGGACCACTTCACCGAGGCCGGAGCAGACCTGATCCTTGCCGGCCACACACACGGCGGCCAAATCTGCATCCCCGGCTATGGAGCGCTCGTCGCTAACTGCGACCTTCCGAATTGGCGTGCCAAGGGCCTTCACGACTGGGAAAGTGATAGCTTCACGACGCCGGTGAATGTCTCAGGCGGCATCGGCACCTCGCGCTTCGCGCCGGTCCGCATCGCGTGCCGCCCGGAAGCTGTGCTGCTGACACTCACGCCCAAGGCGTCCGACTCGCGGAGCGCCGAAGGCGTGAGGACCAGCGTTTAGCAGAAGTACCGCGAATCGTTCATCTCGACAACGCCGGATTGAATGTCCGTGATATTGGAGCCTACCGTCACGCACGTGCTCCCAGGCGCATATACCATGAGCGAATAGTCCGACCCGGCATTGCTGAAACCTGCATGCATCCCACCACCGGGCACGCTGCCGACGAAAATGCCTGCCGCATACTCATTACCGTTGACATTTCCGTACAGATTGATCCAATTTGTTTGGCAGTTTGGCGAGTACATGAGCTGGATACTCCCCTGCACCTGGTTGTATCTCGTGTTCACCAAAGGCCACGAAGATATGGCGTATGCTCCCGCGGTACACCCGGTTGCTATCGGGTCGCGCCCGTGGTGGTAATCCGATGCATGGGCCGAAGGCGCCACGAGCAAGGCAGTAGCCGCGATGGCTCCACCAGCAGCAAACTTTGTTAACTTACGCATTCCCCAACCTAACGTAGTGATTTTTCAGATTTTGATACTGCGGGGCCAAACTAACAGAGCATCCGTTTTGGATTAAGTCACATCTGAGCAGCCTGTGGATAACTCAACGAAGCAGGGCACCCGGATGACTGCATGCCTTACTCGGGAGAGGGGCACGCTAGCAGGGCGGTAGCACCCATTCGCATTCGCCTGCCGCCCCGAAGCTGTGCTGCTGACGCTCACGCCCCGCAGCTGAAGTCCGGGGATCATTACGATCCTCAATAACTGGGTCAAACATTTCACCAACGTTGCGTTGTCCTGTGAAACGAATCACGCCATGGCATAGGGTAGTTGCTACGGGAAACTACCTCCGCACCATCTGAAGATCCAGCTGTTGAGAAGCGGGCATGTCCAAGCAAACGTCTTTCTTTACCTCCGTCGGCCGCCTGTACCCCCACGTGCGGCCTATCCTCCCCCGACTATTCATGGGCCTGATCTGCGCCCTTTTGGCCAGCATCGTCGCGCTGACTATTCCGCAGGTGCTGCGGGTCCTGGTCAACAACTCCCTGCAGCCCGGCGGTTCCACGGACGCCGTCTGGATTGCCGCCGTCGTGATTCTTGCTTTGGGTATTGCTGAAGCCGGGTTGGTGGCCTTGCGCCGGCAGTTTGTCATCAACCCCGCCACCACGGTGGAAACCCGGATGCGCGTGACCCTGTACGGCCACTTGCAGCAGCTCACCGTAGCGTTCCATGATCGCTGGGGTTCCGGTCAGTTGCTCTCGCGCGCCATGACGGACCTGAGCTTCCTGCGCCGCTGGATGGCGTTCGGCGCGATCATGTTGGTGGTCACAACGCTGACGGTGATTATCGGCGTGGGCGTGATGTTCTCCATGAGCTGGCAGCTGGCGCTGATCTTCCTGGCAGCGGCCGTGCCGATCATGATCAACTCCTTCCGCTTCCGCCGCCGCTTCAGTTTGGTCACCCGCCTCAGCCAGGACCAGGCCGGCGATCTCGCCACCACCGTGGAGGAGTCCGTCCACGGCATCCGCGTCCTGAAGGCTTTCGGCCGGAGCCGCGAAGCGCTGGAAAACTTCAACGGCCAGGCAGAGGAACTCCGCCAAACGGAGATCGCCAAGGCCAAGCAGCAAGCCGGGTTCACACTGGTGGTGACGCTGCTGCCGGAGCTGGCCCTGGGCGTCGGGCTGGTGGTGGGCATCATGCTCGCCGCGAGCGGACAGCTCAGCATCGGCGCTTTGGTGGCGTTCTTCGCCACGGCCGCTGTGGTGGCCACGCCAGTGGAATTCTCGGGCATGCTCCTGGCCATGGCGCTGACGGCCAAGACCGCCTTGGACCGTCACTTCGAGGTCATGGACACGGAAAACACCATTACCTCGCCGGACCAGGCCGCTGTTCCGGAAAGTGTGAAGGGTGCCTTGCGCTTTGAGCATGCAGGTTTCGGGTTCGACGACGGCGGTACCCTCCTGCACGACGTCACCCTGGACATCCGCCCCGGCGAGACCATGGCTCTGGTGGGCATCACAGGCAGCGGCAAGAGCGCGCTGCTCCAGCTGGTCCCCCGCCTGTATGACGTCACCGAGGGCGCCGTGACCATTGATGGCGTTGATGTCCGCGACTACGACATTGATGAACTCCGCAAGATCGTCGCCGTTGCGTTCGAAGACACCACGCTGTTCTCCAGCTCAGTCCGGGACAACGTCCTCCTCGGAGCCCCCGATCCCACGGATGCCGCGCTTGACGAGGCTTTGGACGTGGCCCAGGCACAGTTCGCCTATTCGTTGCCGGAGGGTGTGGACACCCTGATCGGTGAGGAAGGTTTGAGCCTTTCCGGCGGCCAGCGGCAACGCATCGCCCTGGCCCGAGCCATCGCCGCCAAGCCCAAGGTGCTGGTCTTGGACGATCCCCTGTCCGCCTTGGACGTTAATACCGAGGAACGCGTGGAGGCCCGGTTGCGGGAGGTCCTTCGTGAGACCACCACCCTCATCGTCGCGCACCGGCCCTCCACTGTGGCCTTGGCGGACCGGGTGGCGTTGCTCGAAAACGGGACCATCACCGCCGTCGGGACCCATACGGAACTGCTGGCCGAGAACGATCATTACCGCTACGTCATCGCCAGCCTGGACGCCGGTCCAAAGGACCTGGACACCGAGCTGGACGAACTCGAAGAAGCAGAGGAGGCCCGCCGGTGAGTGCCGCAACGTTTGGAACCGCCAACGAGGACAACACACTCCTCACCAAAGCAGACAGCAAAGCCGTACGACGCCGGTCGCTCACCTTGCTTGCCTCGCTGATCCGTCCGGTGCGGCTGCGTTTCTGGCTGACGATCGCGATGGTTGTGGTCTCGCAGCTCACCCGGGTTGCCGGGCCCGCGCTGATCGCCTTCGGCATCGACAACGCCCTTCCCGCACTGCAGGCAGGCGACAATGGGCCCTTGGTGCTGGCTGGCGCCCTGTATTTGGCGGCTGCGATCGCTACGGCTGGAATGACTGCGTTGTACGTGACCTCCACTGCCCGGCTCAGCCAGGCCATGCTGCTGGATCTGCGGTTGCGGGTCTTCCGGCATACCCAGCGGCTGAGCCTGGAATTCCATGAGAAGTACACCTCGGGCCGCATCATCGCCCGGCAGACCTCGGACCTGGAAGCGCTGCGCGAACTCTTGGATTCCGGCGTGAGCTCCTTGGCGTCCGGCATGCTGTTCATGGTGTTCACCGCTTTCACCATCTTTGCGCTCGACTGGCGCAGCGGGTTGATTGTCCTGGCAGCCGGCGTCCCCATGTTCTTCCTGGCCCGCTGGTACCAGAAGCATTCCCAGATCGCGTTCCGTGAATCCCGGGTGGTCTCTGCCCGGTTGATCGTGCACTTCGTGGAGACCATGACCGGTATCCGTGCGGTGAAGGCGTTCCGCAAAGAGCGCGAGAATGCCTCCCGGTACGGCGAGCTGGCCGAGGACTACCGCAAGAACACCGTCCGCTCCATCAACTTGAACGGCATCTTCCAGCCCGGCCTGGTGTTGATCGGCAATGTTTGCGTGGCCGTTGTGCTGCTGTTTGGCGGCTTCAGGGTGCTGGAGGGTGACCTGGCGGTTGGCGTGCTGCTGGCATTGATCCTGTCCACCAAGCGCTTCTTCCAGCCAGTGGACCAGATGGCCATGTTCTACAACTCGTTCCAGAGCGCCCAGGCCGCGCTGGAAAAGGTGTCCGGCCTCCTTGAGGAGATCCCCACCGTCCGTCCGCCGAAGAACCCAGTGGCGTTGAAGAGCTCACGCGGCGAAATCGACTTCAAGAGCGTGGAGTTCGGTTACAGCGACGGCAAGGTGGTGGTTCCCACGCTGGACCTGCACATTCCGGCCGGGCAAACCATTGCCTTGGTGGGCCAGACGGGCGCCGGCAAATCGACGTTGGCCAAACTCGTGGCCCGCTTCTACGACGTCACTTCCGGGGCCATCACCCTGGACGGCATCGATCTCCGCGACCTCTCCACCACAGACCTCCGGCGCGCCGTGGTGATGGTGACGCAGGAAGCCTTCCTCTTCAGTGGCTCCGTGGCGGACAACATTGCCCTCGGGCGGCCCGAAGCTTCTCGGTCCGAGATTGAGGCCGCCGCTGCA is drawn from Arthrobacter sp. 31Y and contains these coding sequences:
- a CDS encoding ABC transporter ATP-binding protein, with product MSKQTSFFTSVGRLYPHVRPILPRLFMGLICALLASIVALTIPQVLRVLVNNSLQPGGSTDAVWIAAVVILALGIAEAGLVALRRQFVINPATTVETRMRVTLYGHLQQLTVAFHDRWGSGQLLSRAMTDLSFLRRWMAFGAIMLVVTTLTVIIGVGVMFSMSWQLALIFLAAAVPIMINSFRFRRRFSLVTRLSQDQAGDLATTVEESVHGIRVLKAFGRSREALENFNGQAEELRQTEIAKAKQQAGFTLVVTLLPELALGVGLVVGIMLAASGQLSIGALVAFFATAAVVATPVEFSGMLLAMALTAKTALDRHFEVMDTENTITSPDQAAVPESVKGALRFEHAGFGFDDGGTLLHDVTLDIRPGETMALVGITGSGKSALLQLVPRLYDVTEGAVTIDGVDVRDYDIDELRKIVAVAFEDTTLFSSSVRDNVLLGAPDPTDAALDEALDVAQAQFAYSLPEGVDTLIGEEGLSLSGGQRQRIALARAIAAKPKVLVLDDPLSALDVNTEERVEARLREVLRETTTLIVAHRPSTVALADRVALLENGTITAVGTHTELLAENDHYRYVIASLDAGPKDLDTELDELEEAEEARR
- a CDS encoding transglycosylase domain-containing protein → MTESLALAGKVENMVTRKNPLFDTATTLGKILGFLGVSAICGVLVAGLLVPAAAVSGSAASGSIQFFDTLPAELQVDPPSQNTTILAKDGTPIASIYAENRTKVPLDQMSPFIKDAVIAIEDSRFYEHGGIDTTGIMRALVSTARGNKQGASTITQQYVNNVINESLVAADREEDVKLNGGGKGVGDKLREMKLAIALEKKFSKEQILEGYLNIVFFNRDAYGIEAASKFFFSTSAKDLTLPQAALLAGLVNSPSAFDPIANPDSSKVRRDLVLASMVNQGKITQAQYDEAVATPVTTQVTPARQGCAYATMAPYFCDYVLHLMFNNPAYGDTQEERIKRVQRGGLTIQTTLDPTAQTVAQQQVDATAGANPDKWGASITSVQPGTGQIVSMAQNTVWLPQEGKFDQTQNFNVDVLDKDGNDLNGIGGFQPGSTMKPFTFAQWLNEGKSMETTINASVRKYKQNFPWKNTCPTPTDGFYDANVPGSFDLQNASPEYYRNMTVLWGLKNSINTATFASAAQVDLCGIQQIVDATGIHGGLPARDDTGKITDPNPQVQMTRLSNLIGATQTAPLTMAASFATFAADGKYCEPIAITSVKDQSGAELPAQSSSCKDAVKPEVARGVAYAMGKVLDEGSGSLIRPALNSKNFPVAAKTGTNDSNGSTWVVGYTTGLATASWFGDPLGDQLRPGRNLTINGKSYDAIDGYMIAGPQFTNYMLAVAPAYGTNPFQAPPSNLTGLPTPQRNNTPSNNPPANPAPSNGNGNSGNGNNGNGNKN
- a CDS encoding DUF2690 domain-containing protein, which gives rise to MRKLTKFAAGGAIAATALLVAPSAHASDYHHGRDPIATGCTAGAYAISSWPLVNTRYNQVQGSIQLMYSPNCQTNWINLYGNVNGNEYAAGIFVGSVPGGGMHAGFSNAGSDYSLMVYAPGSTCVTVGSNITDIQSGVVEMNDSRYFC
- a CDS encoding ABC transporter ATP-binding protein, whose amino-acid sequence is MSAATFGTANEDNTLLTKADSKAVRRRSLTLLASLIRPVRLRFWLTIAMVVVSQLTRVAGPALIAFGIDNALPALQAGDNGPLVLAGALYLAAAIATAGMTALYVTSTARLSQAMLLDLRLRVFRHTQRLSLEFHEKYTSGRIIARQTSDLEALRELLDSGVSSLASGMLFMVFTAFTIFALDWRSGLIVLAAGVPMFFLARWYQKHSQIAFRESRVVSARLIVHFVETMTGIRAVKAFRKERENASRYGELAEDYRKNTVRSINLNGIFQPGLVLIGNVCVAVVLLFGGFRVLEGDLAVGVLLALILSTKRFFQPVDQMAMFYNSFQSAQAALEKVSGLLEEIPTVRPPKNPVALKSSRGEIDFKSVEFGYSDGKVVVPTLDLHIPAGQTIALVGQTGAGKSTLAKLVARFYDVTSGAITLDGIDLRDLSTTDLRRAVVMVTQEAFLFSGSVADNIALGRPEASRSEIEAAAAAVGAHEFIMSLPDGYDTDVNKRGGRVSSGQRQLIGFARAFLAAPAVLILDEATSSLDIPSERMVQQGLSSLLEGVAGGRGARTAIIIAHRLSTVETADRVLVVHDGRIVEDGTPAELISGGGRFAQLHGAWRDSLV